A genomic window from Ruminiclostridium cellulolyticum H10 includes:
- a CDS encoding hydrogenase 4 subunit B — translation MLSNQIAVLFIICIVLYMTGALTSLASYSSPKWSNRLSNSFALLASSLLTFLMIYKLIYSRDVSTKLDFNTNIPFLSIEFNIDSLSAFFIMIISIVAVIVSLFSYTYMSHYFSKKNISVFGCLYNLFIVSMVLLVASSNMLLFLVFWELMSLISFFLVIYEHEKDEVQKAGRIYIIMTYIGTVCIMAAFVLIAAYTGSFNLSSINPQSIPHGSANIIFLLLLVGFGTKAGIIPVHIWLPYAHPVAPSNISALMSGVMIKMAIYGLFRFIFNILPVSGLWWGVAVLCIGIASALIGIAYSVASTTNIKRLLAYSSIENMGIILAGIGMMMIARASENYPLLSLSLTATLLHTLNHAVFKSLLFMGAGTIQYSTHTKNMEKLGGLIKKMPAASVFIFIGCLSISAVPPFNGFISEFMIFRTIISSISYFAPSENFLLVVILMVAAAALALTGALVAFCFVKFFGISFLGMPRSLKAESAKEPGKPMLAALASAAVLCLLLGILPKYAIRLIDGVGSQLINIKMLATDWSLLSPQYYPVGNSSLSISSGLTAILLVLLGGLLLVVVMALRKRTSVERYNTWDCGFTKLNPKMQYSATGFSKSLRIIFRGFFKPGRDLEITEGIAPYHIKEGKYTTSTVRFFEKYLYVPIISTIIKFSRKIRFTVQTGSIHAYLMYFFVAMVLMLLYYSFTA, via the coding sequence ATGTTGTCGAATCAAATAGCAGTTTTGTTTATAATATGTATAGTCTTGTATATGACCGGAGCATTGACATCTTTAGCTTCATATTCAAGTCCAAAGTGGTCCAACAGATTATCCAATTCGTTTGCACTTTTAGCAAGCAGCTTACTTACGTTTTTAATGATTTACAAGCTGATATATTCCAGAGATGTATCAACTAAACTGGATTTTAATACAAATATTCCATTTTTATCCATTGAATTTAATATTGACAGTCTGTCTGCATTTTTTATAATGATTATTTCAATAGTGGCAGTTATTGTTTCGTTGTTCTCATATACATATATGTCACACTACTTTTCCAAAAAAAATATATCTGTTTTCGGTTGTTTGTACAATTTGTTCATTGTTTCGATGGTTCTTTTGGTTGCAAGTAGTAACATGCTGCTTTTCCTAGTATTTTGGGAGCTGATGTCACTGATTTCTTTTTTCCTTGTTATATACGAGCATGAAAAGGATGAGGTTCAGAAAGCCGGCAGAATATACATAATAATGACCTATATCGGAACAGTATGTATTATGGCAGCCTTTGTTCTGATTGCGGCTTATACAGGCAGTTTCAATTTATCATCAATTAATCCACAATCCATACCTCACGGTTCTGCAAATATTATCTTTTTACTTCTGCTTGTTGGGTTTGGGACCAAAGCTGGTATTATACCTGTTCATATCTGGTTACCATATGCCCATCCGGTAGCTCCAAGTAATATTTCTGCTTTGATGTCAGGTGTAATGATAAAGATGGCCATTTACGGCCTTTTCAGATTTATTTTTAACATTCTGCCTGTTAGTGGTTTGTGGTGGGGAGTAGCAGTTCTTTGCATAGGTATTGCTTCAGCATTAATCGGAATAGCATATTCTGTTGCCTCTACCACGAATATTAAAAGACTATTGGCATATTCGAGTATAGAAAATATGGGTATTATTTTGGCAGGTATTGGTATGATGATGATTGCAAGAGCATCGGAAAACTATCCTCTGCTCTCCCTGTCCTTAACCGCAACACTTCTGCATACTTTGAACCATGCAGTTTTCAAATCACTGCTTTTCATGGGTGCAGGCACAATTCAATATTCAACACATACTAAAAACATGGAGAAACTGGGTGGTTTAATAAAAAAAATGCCTGCAGCCTCGGTGTTTATTTTCATCGGTTGTCTTTCTATTTCTGCGGTACCGCCCTTTAACGGCTTCATCAGTGAATTTATGATTTTCAGGACTATTATTAGCAGTATAAGCTATTTTGCTCCGTCGGAAAACTTCCTGCTGGTTGTAATCCTTATGGTTGCTGCTGCGGCACTTGCTTTAACCGGAGCTTTGGTAGCATTCTGTTTTGTTAAATTTTTCGGTATCAGTTTCCTGGGAATGCCAAGGAGTCTCAAGGCAGAAAGTGCCAAAGAGCCGGGCAAACCTATGCTGGCAGCACTTGCATCAGCAGCAGTGCTTTGTCTGTTGCTTGGTATTTTGCCAAAATATGCTATAAGGTTGATAGACGGTGTTGGCAGTCAACTGATTAACATTAAGATGTTAGCAACAGACTGGTCGCTTTTATCACCCCAATATTACCCCGTCGGTAACAGCAGTTTGAGTATATCTTCAGGCCTTACGGCAATTTTGCTGGTGCTATTGGGAGGTTTATTATTGGTGGTAGTAATGGCTTTGAGAAAAAGAACCTCTGTTGAACGTTATAATACGTGGGATTGCGGATTTACAAAACTAAATCCTAAAATGCAGTATTCTGCAACAGGTTTTTCTAAATCTTTGAGAATTATATTCAGAGGATTCTTTAAACCTGGAAGGGATTTGGAAATAACAGAAGGAATAGCACCTTATCATATTAAAGAGGGTAAATATACAACATCTACGGTAAGATTTTTTGAAAAATATCTATATGTACCTATTATAAGTACTATAATTAAGTTTTCAAGGAAAATCCGTTTTACCGTTCAGACAGGAAGTATACATGCGTATTTAATGTATTTCTTTGTAGCTATGGTACTCATGCTTTTATATTATTCATTTACGGCATAA